In one window of Cytophagaceae bacterium ABcell3 DNA:
- the prmA gene encoding 50S ribosomal protein L11 methyltransferase, whose translation MLFLKYRKSVDTLEYLEVKIKLSPEIVEIIIAELQEIGFDSFAEQENGLDAYIEEGIFSEDILRETLKKYNCEQNLVIGKLENKNWNEEWEKNFDPVIISDQCIIKAPFHQTEENYKYSILLNPRMAFGTGHHETTSMMLQHQMNMEHKGKQVLDAGSGTGILAIMACLRGAKETTAFDIDEWAYDNIFENLRINNCTENVRVYQGDVNINQIHDRAYDIILANINTNILLQDMSAYHKLLAKDGHLVMSGFLEEDLEKIENKAIALGLKKISYTSNNNWGSVVYHNQ comes from the coding sequence TTGCTATTTTTAAAATACAGAAAATCTGTAGACACATTGGAATATTTAGAAGTCAAAATAAAACTATCTCCTGAAATAGTTGAAATAATCATTGCCGAATTACAGGAAATCGGCTTTGACTCCTTTGCTGAGCAGGAAAATGGGCTCGATGCATATATAGAGGAAGGTATATTTTCCGAGGACATTCTGCGAGAAACGCTTAAGAAATACAATTGCGAACAAAACCTCGTTATCGGTAAGCTCGAAAACAAAAACTGGAACGAGGAGTGGGAGAAAAATTTTGACCCTGTTATTATTAGCGACCAATGTATCATCAAAGCACCTTTTCATCAAACAGAAGAGAACTATAAATATAGTATCCTACTGAACCCAAGAATGGCCTTTGGCACAGGCCACCATGAAACCACATCAATGATGCTCCAGCATCAAATGAACATGGAACATAAAGGCAAGCAAGTGCTGGATGCTGGTTCGGGAACAGGCATTCTTGCCATAATGGCATGTCTACGAGGTGCAAAAGAAACAACAGCTTTCGACATTGACGAATGGGCCTATGACAATATTTTCGAAAACCTGAGGATAAACAATTGCACAGAAAATGTAAGAGTATATCAAGGCGACGTTAATATAAACCAAATACATGATAGAGCGTATGATATCATTCTTGCTAACATAAATACCAATATCCTCTTACAGGATATGTCTGCTTACCATAAGCTTTTGGCTAAAGATGGCCATCTGGTAATGAGCGGGTTCCTAGAAGAGGACCTAGAAAAAATAGAAAATAAGGCCATTGCTTTAGGATTAAAAAAAATCAGCTATACTTCAAACAACAACTGGGGTTCTGTGGTATATCACAACCAATAA
- the tpiA gene encoding triose-phosphate isomerase has protein sequence MRKKIVAGNWKMNKSLEEGLKLTSELVNMVNDEVKNDAHIVICTPFLHLAPVGKLLNDKVALGAQNCHSKESGAYTGEISAPMLASAGVKYVILGHSERREYFKETNQELADKVNIALQNGLTPIFCCGESLEQRENEDYVAIVNKQLTESLFHLSPEDFKKVVIAYEPIWAIGTGVTASTEQAQEMHAEIRKHLKGKYGSIAEETSLLYGGSCKPSNAKELFACPDVDGGLIGGASLKSRDFVDVIKSF, from the coding sequence ATGAGAAAAAAAATAGTAGCAGGAAACTGGAAAATGAACAAAAGCCTAGAGGAAGGCTTAAAACTTACCTCTGAACTGGTAAACATGGTCAATGATGAAGTAAAAAATGATGCACATATAGTAATATGTACTCCTTTTTTACATTTGGCGCCAGTTGGAAAGCTTCTTAATGACAAAGTTGCTTTAGGCGCACAAAACTGCCATAGCAAAGAGTCTGGTGCTTATACCGGTGAAATATCAGCTCCAATGCTTGCATCTGCTGGTGTAAAATATGTAATTCTGGGCCATAGTGAAAGAAGAGAGTATTTTAAAGAAACCAACCAAGAGCTTGCTGACAAAGTAAATATAGCTTTACAAAATGGCCTTACCCCTATATTTTGCTGTGGAGAATCTTTAGAGCAAAGAGAAAACGAAGATTATGTAGCCATTGTAAACAAACAACTTACTGAGAGCCTTTTCCACCTTTCTCCTGAAGATTTCAAGAAAGTTGTGATCGCTTATGAACCTATTTGGGCCATAGGTACAGGTGTAACAGCAAGTACAGAACAAGCTCAGGAAATGCACGCAGAAATACGCAAGCACCTAAAAGGCAAGTATGGTTCAATAGCCGAAGAAACAAGTCTGCTTTATGGCGGAAGCTGTAAACCAAGCAACGCTAAAGAGCTTTTTGCTTGCCCTGACGTAGACGGTGGCCTAATAGGTGGTGCTTCTTTAAAATCAAGAGACTTTGTAGATGTCATAAAGTCATTCTAA